The nucleotide sequence GCTGGAGGGGATCGGGCAGGGTCACGGTGACGCTGCGGCCCTGTTCGTCCATTAGGGTGAGGGCGGGAACGTCTCCGACATGCCCCCGGAAGTGGGCCGTGACCGGACGGGTGTAGAGCGGATCGCGCGCCTCCACCAGGGGCCGCACGCGGGCGGAGAGGCTGGGGTCGTAGGTGCGCCAGACCGGGTCACCGGGACGAACGCGCGCGGGATCGACGGCGCCACGGCCAAACCGGAGTTCATAGGTCTCACCGGGACGAACGCGCTCGGCCGGCTGTCCACGCTGCCACAGGCCGTACAGGAAGCCTCCCTCCTCGCGGCCTTCTGGGGTGCGCCAGTTGGCGGGATCGAACACCAGACCGTCACCGGGGTTCACCGTCTCGCTGAGTTCGACGAGCACGCCGCGGGGGGTAGTGCCGCGGACGGTGCCCACCCGCACACCACGGTGCCGAGGAGCCCGCCCGCGCACCACCTGTTGATGGTTCGTGCCGCCGATAAAGTGCGGGCCCAGGCCGCGCGAGTAGACCTGTTCCAGGCCGCGTTCCTCCTGCGGCGTGACGCTGAGGGGGAGCCCTGCCCAAGCCTCATCCACGGCCCGGCGGTAGGCGGCGGTGGTCAGGGCGACGAAGTCCGCGTCCTTGTAGCGCCCCTCGATCTTCAGGCAGTTGATGCCCAGGCGAACAAGCTCCGGAACCTGATGCAGCGCGTACAGGTCTCCGGGCGAGAGGAGATAGCGCGCGTCCCCCAGATCGCGCTCCTCGCCGTCCACGATGAGTTCATAGGGCAGGCGGCAGGCCTGGGCACACTGGCCGCGGTTGGCACTGCGCCCCCCCCAGGCTTCGCTGGAGAAGCACTGCCCGCTGTAACTCACGCACAGCGCTCCGTGCACAAAGGTTTCCAGCTCCAGGTCCGTCTGCGCGGCGATGCGAGCGATGTCGCGCAGGGAGAGCTCACGGCCCAGCACCACCCGGCTCGCGCCGAACCGCCGGGCAAGCTCGGCGCCCTCCGCTGAGGTGATGCTCATCTGGGTGCTGCCGTGAATGGGGAGATCGGGACAGATCTCGTGGGCCAAGCGGGCCACCCCGTGGTCCTGCACGATGATCGCGTCCACGCCCGACTGGGCCAGGTGCATCAGTTGCCGTTCTGCTGCTTGCAGCTCACGGTCAAACACCAGGACATTAAAGGTCACGAAGCCCAGCACACCGCGTTCGTGCAGGGCGCGCATGATGTCGGGGAGTTCCTCGTTGCTAAAGCCCACCTTGGCACGCGCGTGAAACGCCTCGACCCCGAAATACACGGCGTCGGCCCCCGCCTCCACCGCCGCACGGAGTTGCGGCCACCCGCCGACGGGGCTCATGACTTCAGGTTTCACACGCGCTCTGGGCATAGCGCGCCAGTCTAGCCGAAGGACCGGGGGGAGAGCGTGAGCGGGTTCAGCCTGTGACGGCTCCCCAGTCCTTGACGGGGTGACCGGCACGAACGAGGAGCACGGGAACCGGCGCGTGGTGGGCAACAGCCTCCGCCACGCTGCCCAGCAGGGCGCGGCCCAGGCCGCTGCGCCCGTGCGTGCTCATCACGATCAAATCTGCGCCCTCCTCGCGGGCCACCTCCAGGATCAGGCGGGGCACCAGGCGTCCGGCGGCGAGTTCTATCCTCAGTCGCGCACCCGGCACGCGGCGGGCCAGGTCAGCGCGCACCCTTTCCATCTGCTCCTCCTGCTCGGCGACGTCGCGCGGCAGGTAGATGTAGGCTTCCGCGACGGTGGGCAGGGGGTCGGGGTGGATATACAGCACGGTGAGTTTCGCGTGCAGGGCACGGGCCAGCGACGCCCCGTGCGCGAGAGCCTCATTGCCAAGGTGACTGGCGTCTGTGGTCACGAGGATGGTGTTTGGGGTGGCACTGGTGTTCATTCCTCAAGGTCCTGCCCCGTCCTGACAGCCCCATCACAGGGCTGCTTCCAGACATTTAGCTTTGGCGGCTGCCGCTGCCCCCGCTCTGGTGTCCACTGCCACTGCCGCTGCCGTCCTGGCCGCCATCCGCGCCGCCTCCGCTCTCACTGCCATTGCGGCGGCCATCGCCGTTCTTGTCGTCGGCGCTGCCATGGTTGCTGCCGGGCTTGCGGCTATGGTCGCGTTCGCCCTCGTTGTAACGGTCCTTGTGTGACATACCTCATCCTGCTCCTGGGCAGCGAGGGGGGCATGAGCGGAGGGTCAACCCGAATTGTCTTCTGGCCGGCCCTGCTGCAGGGCGCGTCGCAGCGCCGGAACGCCACCCGGATAGGCCCAGGCCTCCAACCCGTCTGCTCGGAGGTACTGAGCGGCAAGGCCGGAGCGCACGCCTCGCTCACAGATCACGACGAGTGGCCCCGCTTCCGGCCGCAGGCCATGGGTGCCATTCTCGATGGCCTCCAGGGTC is from Deinococcus sp. YIM 77859 and encodes:
- a CDS encoding U32 family peptidase; its protein translation is MPRARVKPEVMSPVGGWPQLRAAVEAGADAVYFGVEAFHARAKVGFSNEELPDIMRALHERGVLGFVTFNVLVFDRELQAAERQLMHLAQSGVDAIIVQDHGVARLAHEICPDLPIHGSTQMSITSAEGAELARRFGASRVVLGRELSLRDIARIAAQTDLELETFVHGALCVSYSGQCFSSEAWGGRSANRGQCAQACRLPYELIVDGEERDLGDARYLLSPGDLYALHQVPELVRLGINCLKIEGRYKDADFVALTTAAYRRAVDEAWAGLPLSVTPQEERGLEQVYSRGLGPHFIGGTNHQQVVRGRAPRHRGVRVGTVRGTTPRGVLVELSETVNPGDGLVFDPANWRTPEGREEGGFLYGLWQRGQPAERVRPGETYELRFGRGAVDPARVRPGDPVWRTYDPSLSARVRPLVEARDPLYTRPVTAHFRGHVGDVPALTLMDEQGRSVTVTLPDPLQPARNRALDEVILREQFGKLGGTGYHLAALTADLSGTAFLPVSGLNALRREAVAALTALRGQVPQRRVTPRLAQELRQLRRQPAAHDPQPRLHVLVRTPEQLEAALAERPDSITLDYLELYGLKPSVERVRAAGLAVRVASPRILKPTEQNLQKFLLSLGADLLVRSGGLLEGLQRVPDLPALTGDFSLNAANVLTTRALLELGLTRITPTHDLNARQITELAGLVGPERLEVIAYQHLPVFHTEHCVFCRFLSQGTDYTSCGHPCESHRVALRDERGLSHPVMADVGCRNTVFEGRPQIAGAHLTDWLAAGLRDFRLEFVHETPEQVGEVLGLHRAFLAGDLDAAALTARLQALSDQGTTEGSLFVPEGFDRLPALPVL
- a CDS encoding universal stress protein, producing the protein MNTSATPNTILVTTDASHLGNEALAHGASLARALHAKLTVLYIHPDPLPTVAEAYIYLPRDVAEQEEQMERVRADLARRVPGARLRIELAAGRLVPRLILEVAREEGADLIVMSTHGRSGLGRALLGSVAEAVAHHAPVPVLLVRAGHPVKDWGAVTG
- a CDS encoding rhodanese-like domain-containing protein → MTLPAHATLIDLRPAELRCREPLEEWLTLPVLALTLEAIENGTHGLRPEAGPLVVICERGVRSGLAAQYLRADGLEAWAYPGGVPALRRALQQGRPEDNSG